A segment of the Zonotrichia albicollis isolate bZonAlb1 chromosome Z, bZonAlb1.hap1, whole genome shotgun sequence genome:
AGGCTTGCATCAGCAGGCATTTAGGGACAGATGCTGGAAGCAGGTCAGTATCCCCAGAGGAACTGTGGGCACACACCTCACAGGAGATTGGAGGCGCCTGTGATATGACTCATTGAGTAAATGAGACAACTTTCTGATTCATATCTGGGAGCCTTCTGCTAGATTGTTTTCTCAAAGAGTAGTTGTCTCTCTGCTTTCACTCCTTCAAAATAAGAATAGTGTATTTCAAAATAACCTGATTTGCCTTTTTGCATCCCCCTCTTTCACATGGAATTCTCATTGTCTCCATCTGTTTTACCACACAATGTGTAATAATTAAAAAGTGCTTAACATCTTAAAAGGCAAATACAATGAAGATGTCTTTTGAACACATCTTTTACTGTAGATTCAAGTATGCCACTTGGCATCTGTTAACCAAGTTCCGATTTTATATTACTTCAACTTTGATTATTATTTTGAACATCTGGTTAGTGTTCTCAGTGATCCTGCTCTCTTCTGCATGTCTTCTGAGGACATATTTCTTTGTACTGCTGTAAACTGATCTGGTGTATGACTCTTTCACAAGTGAGTTGTAGGAGACTTTGTCTACTTTTCCAGACATTTTGGGAAGCTGAGGGAAATTGTggggaatttaaaaaaaaaaaagaaaaagtgtgtGTGAATTAAATGCCTGTGAGGAAGTGGTCCAAACTTGGCCCAAAGTAGTTCAGACCAGCTGGCAGGGCCAGGGAAAGCATCCAGCAAGAAAGGTGAAATAACTTTGTGGGAGTGGGAAGTCCTGGGAAGAGCTTCCAGGCAAAGCATGTATAGGAATTCCTTTACATTCTAGAGTGAACATATGACCCTCAGATACATATGACAGCCCATCTGTGGGGATGCTGGGGATCATCAGTGTTCATTGATTTGAAGAAATGGAACCTTAGGAAACAGAACCCACTGCATAAACATGTAGATTTGGCAAAAATTAATTGTTTAGTTTGTACTACATATGTATTTTTCTCCACTGTGTTTATATTACAGTGTCTCACAATGAAAGCTTCTCAGACTTGTAAATAAAAAGGCATCAATATGGGCTGTTGACTGTAGAAGAATCTGGCTGAAGTATCTATACCTATGTTGCCTgaggatattttattttaatgattcTGTGTCATGTCTGCACGTAATTCTTGGATGTTTTTGCTCATTTTAAGATGTGCCTGTGTTAAAAGAAGTCAAAAAGTAGTAGTGTAGCTGTGAAGCAGGTTGCTAATCTATTTGTGTTTTGATTCAGGACACATTGGCACATAGAGGGGAATGTCCCAGGAGCCATGTTCCATAGATAATGACTACTTTTACTTTCAAGACTTTATTATAAGGTTTCCTTCTGTGAAGCAGAGGGAAAGCTTAAAACAAGATCTTGACAGTACACTGGAGAACAGCAAACTGTTTACCtattgctttaaaatatttttttaattcctcaCAATCTTTTGCTCATCTCTCATAATTTAGTCTGTAGCTTACCTTGCACAGTCCTGACTTCAGGTTTTTTGGGTTCTGGCCTTCTCAAGTGCTTGGGGAGGTTTTCATTCTCCTGGTGCCATTTTTTCAGGCATTGTGGCTCATGTATACTAATAGATTTTGTTCCATACTCACGGCCACATATGTAGCAAATCACTGTTGGTGGCCGTCTTATCACTTTTGCCTGCAAATAACAaccatgaagaaaaataaatatcgTTTTCAATATTCACTTTGAATCAGAATGACTTTGTATGGAAGCAATCATGTAGATAAGGAATGTGTTATCTGTGAAATCTGTGTAACTGTTTTTTTCAGTCTGGTTTTGTTGGGAATCAGTCCTGAGGCTTGTAAGAGATATTGCCTCATTAAGTGGGCACCTGGAACAGGCAGGTTTCTTCTGCAGATGCTGGGATGACTGATGTGTGGGACTAATCTATACTTAACTGTGTTAAGTTTCCTCTCTTTGATTTTCATACCTGAAAGTTCATGGAAATTTGTTGTGAATGTTTCTAAGTCTTCACATGCAGAAACAGCACCTCTGCTTCATCAGGTTACAATGCAACATTCATCTTAAATGGTTGAAGCCATTTTTTACTTACAAATCAGACGTAAAATGGAAAGCAGCAACAGAAGCTTCATCAGCTGAACTCTTGACGTCTAGTACAATAACAGAAAGACTCCATCTTCTACCAGCACACAGCTCAAAGCACTGTGTCCAGCCTTAGTATCTCTCTTAAGCAGGACAGCAAGGGCAGCTCTCCCAAGAGATGATTGTGGTTCTTTACCAAAACTTTTGACACAGATTAGTTATCTGGTGGAATTCTTGGTCTTCAAAGATTAAAACCAAGCCAGGATATTTCAGGATGAGGGGCAAAAAAGAAACTGCTGTTTGTTTATCCCAAAGGCCTTCCTTAGTGTAAACTTTGCCAGTGACTGCAGCAAGGGCAGAACTGGACTCTAAGCAAGTCATTGTTTCCACACTGAAGATCTGCTTTTGTTCTCAGAGGAAAACAGCTCaacaacagaagaaaaagtttcCTCAACCCCAAACCTCACAAATACATAATCTAAGGCTGAAAAGTGTATAATTACTGTGGTATTGCAGATTATGGACTCAGCTGTGTCCTTAGGCGCGTCTTGGGCTAGGCGTGGTGTCAGCACCAGCCGTGCTCAGGAAGTAGGATAAAAACATGCTGCAGAGAAGAACTCTGAGGCACACAGATGGGTCTCACAACTGCCAGCACTTCCTACACTTCTGACTGCAGAATACCAGTAAGAGATGAGctatccctgccctcctcaAGTTAGACGGACAGCCATGCCAGACCAAATACAGGAAACCTTTCTCACTCAAACAGGGGTGGTGGGggtttcattttttcctctgctgctgtgtAAGACAAAGCATAACCTGTTTCCGTATTTATGACTCTTTCTGTCAGCCCATCAATGTGTTCACAAAATTCTGGGCAGCTCTTCTTGTATTTATGTTACAGTCTGAAAATGTCATTAGTGAACAATCTGCATAAGATTGCCTTCCTGTATCACACATGTAATCTCACTTACATGAAAGAAATACTACTCTATAAAGTGTATTTTTTCTGGGAAAAGTTGGACTTCATCTGGAAAGTTCTCACAGTGTCTTGAAAAGACGGGTTCTCCAAGGACATTTTCATCCTCTTGACTTACAAATGGAATTTCCTTGCTATCTTTGATAACACAGTGTTTTATATAAGCAAATTTTCTAATATATGTAAAAATACAGCCTTCTCCTATTTTTTAGATGAATACAGCAACGgctattttaaaaacatcttaTAACTTTCCATTATCTAATTTCAGTTACTTCTTTACTTCAAGTTGTGAGCTAGAACTTGTCTGATTTTAAAGACTCTGGGTCCAGATACAAAGTCTTCTAAAGACACTATACATTTATTTGTAGGCTCTGGAGAGCTTTAGATAAGGAAACTACAATCTAAACTCCTGAGGTCAGAGAACTCTTTTTAGTGTGCATTCCTGCTGTGGGTATGGTTATACTATTTTAGAAATGGTTTCTTAAAAAATGCTAGGTGTAAAATCATTGGGAACACACTTTCCCCATGAGTTCTCATTAGCTGGGTTCCTGCCATTCATTTAAATAGTTACTTATTGGCTACAAACTAGGAAAGAACAATTTACTTATATTCACATTGTAGGGACTCTTCTATGGTaacaataagaaaaagaaatcctagtgcaaatgcagaaatttTTTCAAGTAGAAATGTCTGTCTTTTGCAATTTCCACAATTAAAAATGGTACAGAAACAACAGGAGAAAGCAGAATTAATTAAAAGAAATCAGATCACTCTTGGGATAGAGTTTTTTTATTGCCGAAAAATACTGAGATTGACCCGTCACTACACATACAATTATATACACAAATTGTTCTCTGCACACATGTTTAAAACCTGAAAGAGATTAGCCTAACAATTGGTAgtaacagatttttctttttttaactgtggAATCCAAGATATGATAAGCTTTACTTGGAATTTCTACAGCTGATGATATTTATCcttcatttctttttgttttcagtgtgtcTATCCCAAATATAACATCTGGAGGCCTGCAGTTTGAAACTAAACTATTTTTGGAAACTCCACaattttccaacccaaactactcACAGGCCAGTGGCTAGGCTGTCTGTTCACTGCTTTGTTTTTAACTTTCAAAAAGGGTTGTAGGGAAGGTCTGTTCCTGAGGATATGTGTTATTATAAAAATACCTACAAATACCTAACAGAGTAGTTAGGCTTTCCTCTGGTGtctcagtattttcttttttactccAAGACTGCTAAGTATGTCTGCGTGACTATGAATGAAGTTATTTAGTTCAGAGGGCTATGCAACTATGTATTTTCAATAGACCTGACATTACTTAAGGTTAGCCCCAGGCTGCTGTTACGGTGTTACATGAGGTCAAATCCTTCCATACTGCACaaagctttttatttcttcttaagTACACACAATAAGACTGAATCCCAAACTTCCCTACATAAATATTTATCATCCAGGACTGCACACACCTCTTCCCTTCTTATTTGTTTAATTATCCATTTATTTTAATGGGAAGAGGGGGgggcatcctgctctgggatggAGCTCTTGTCATAGACTTGAACTGCCCATGGATTAGAGGCTCAGGAAAAGAATGGTGCAAGCACTTAGTAGCAGCAGTCTATTGCATGAAAGCAACCCTTTCCACACATTCCTCTCAGCCAAGTAAAAGACATTTTGCATAAGGATCACGGACAAGGTATATGGTGACTATCTCATGACTATCCAAAGCTGCACTTCACAGTCTACAACAGCACTCATGTTAGGGTCACATGCCTTGAGCAGCAAGGTAATTCTGCAAGATTATGcataacattaaaaatattactCCACTGGAAGCATGAAATATCCCATTTTGCTCctgatgtggttttttttaaattgagtaTGTCAGTACAATGAATAGCGCATCTATGTACAagcaaaggaaggaaggacacaTTCCCAATGATAATACTCAGTAAGCTTCATTCAAACCACCCATTCACTGTCCATTCTCATCTAACTTTCTATATTGCAAATTTATTTGTCAGTATTCTCTAGGAAGGTATTCAAAACCACTTCAATGAGGCAAAAAAAGCTCATTGACTTTCCAACTTCATTAGAATTATACTGCCCCTGAAGAAGCCTTCCCTTTACCAAGATGCTACATGGTTTTAGGCTAGAGTAAAATACAACATCAAAGTTCTTGCTACacaaattttaaagatttaCATTGTGTTAAAATGCATTACAATTCAGCAAAGGAACATCAGTGAAATCTTTTCAGGTAGTTAACCAGATAAGAAGAAAACAGCAGATGGCAGCACCATCTAATAGGCTTTTAAGATCAGCATTATCTATTGTCAAAAACCCCATAACTCATATACACACAGCAAATTATTGGTGCTCACTTACACATATCACATATTTTTGTCTATGACTTGCACTAAAACAGAATCTGTGTTCTACAATAGAACATAAGACTCTGTTTTAGTGCAAGTCTGAGTTTCAGTAGCTGCAGACACCAGTTCCATTGTTTGGGGtatcacagcagaatccaaagCAGAATTTCTGAGCTGATGTGACCCTTGAGAGTCTCTAAGCAATTGCTGTTATTGTACACAGACATGATTAACTCAGATGTGTTCATTGATTCTGAGAGCGAGGACAGGTACTGGAAGAGACAGCTTACAGAGGCTGTTCAGTCTCCACCTCAAAGACATTTAATGCAGAACTGAGAAAGAGTTTGTCAGTAATGATACTGGCCTAGCTGATGCCACACTTGCTGAAGGGGAGAGAACTCCAGGGCATACAGGGAGAAGTGCTTGCAGTTGTTAAGTTAAAATGCACTTTACATGGTATACGACTAAATCAGTCAGaactttattttgaaaataaggaaaatccaGGTTTTTCATTTAGGGCATCTTTTACTGCATAAATTTATTTAACGGTAGCACTAATTCTCCTAAATATATAAGggctgggtgtttttttttttttcagttattgCTTTCCTCTGATGTTCTGCTGAATCAGGACTTTACGCAAGTAATTAAATAATTCACTGTCACAGTGAGTAAGTCTGTTAGATGAGAGAGGGACTGCCTCAAATGCTTCCCAGCCAGGACCAGAACAGTAGCCATTTCACTCCACTAGTGAAGCACTATTTTATAACAGTATTAATAAGCAGCTGAGTAGCTGGTAAGGTGAGCAAAATGAAAACCATATGCTggaaaaagaggaagacttTAGTGGAGACACAGACCTTGTCCCTGTTCATAATTAATCTGCAGTTATTCCATATGCCTAATGCTTTTCCACACCCTTCAATGTGTGTTTTACACACCTTTCAAAATGTTCAACTGGAAATGAAGATTCTCTCACAGAGAATTTAAATCTACAGGAAAGTGGCTTCCTTTGACAGCTTCTTATAAGTTGTCTGCAAGTCCAGAGGAACCCCTTGGATCACAGGATATTTCTTTCAATCTTCCCATCACATCTCTGCCTTTAATGCATAATTCTGTACTAAAGGATAGACCTCAAGAGATGTAAAATCCATTATCTCTTCCTGAGAGTCACTGTTAATAATAAAGTCCTTCAAAGTCAATTACAAACTGCAAGCTCTACAACCTCATTAGTTCTGCTGCAACTGATGAACTGTAACTGCTTGAAAGTAAATGAGGAAACCTGTTGTTCACACAGAAGGAATAACAGATTTGAACAGATTTCATtttggctctgcagagctcacagaAGTAAAAAGTGGCAATAATGTTGTTGTTCAACAAGTCAGCAGATGTGAGTGAATCCACAAGGGGAGCAGATATGTTGTGCAAGAGGGTAACTTTTTTTACAGATCACTGTTAGTGCCAAACCACActctaaactttttttttatggGACCATAATTATAGAAAATTGCCCTCACCCTCTCTTTTATAATCTACAGAATTATGTGTGATAGATTAAACTCTCTGCTTCACAGCCATGCCTTTCATTGAACAATCACCTTTAGAGCAATGACAGGTCTTTGGGAAAGAGCACAATGTGGTGTAAACAGCATCACTTTTCCTACAACTATAAATGCAGCTGTGTAGCACTTTGAACTGCTTGTGGATAATGTAAAATTTGCTGATAAAGGCAAATTTGCTAAATATATATCAACTTTCCAAAATGTATCAATCAGTGGCCTCATAGAGCATAATAACTACATTCGCCAAAATATATCAATTAGTGGCCTCATATAGCATAATAAAGAAGGACTCCTGAAGTCTTTAGTCTCATGTGAGCTAGGGTAATGCTATTATCTTAATTTTACTCAGCAGCTGGTAAACTGACATGTTACACACTTTGCCTTCTAAAGCATCTTAAGAAATGCTCTGCATAGCATTGCATTCCTTTGGTGACTGAGAGATCTAAATcccatttttgaaaaaaatgtagGCAATCAGGATTCCCGCccgcattaaaaaaaaaaaaaaaggccatttAATTTGAACACTGGGCCTAAATTTAGGCAACTATCTTACAAAACTCCTGGCCAAAGGACAGCTTGTGCAgaaacaaatgcaaaaaaatatCCAATTTTCCAAAACTCTGTGTAGCTTTTGGATAATGTGAATCAGCTTCTTTATTCTTGGATCCTGAATCAaattcagtggaaaaaaatgtgcagtcttatttattttgttgttattaTACCCAGAACTGCTGCCTTTGAACATGCAGTCCTCAGTAAACTGATGTTGCATGCCAAGGTTAAGAATAACAGTAGAATATGAAAATCATGTTTTGAAGCGCTGGATGCTTGCAGGACAATGAAACATTGCATTTCATGTTAACTAAAGAAAAACACCTATCATCTCCTAAAACATATGACATCCAAACCTTGCCTGATCTGCTCAATAGAATCTCCTAGGGAACTAAATCAAGCAATTGTACCTCTTGGGGATATAACTCTTAAACTCTCAACAGAGAACCCAATTACTCCCattcaaaaggaaaatcaaaataaataggAATAAGTAGTTTCCCTTAGTCCCTTCCCAgtatttcccttttctttatCTTCTATTTAGCAGAGAAAAATTTGCATGCAGTTAAAAGCTTCTTCTGAAGAAAAGTGATTTTAAATTTGACACCAAGCCAATCTCCCCTGGAGTGCCAAGCATCAAGATGCATGCACAGCCTTTCATACAGCACATGGTTAGCAATTTACCTggtctgacacagctggtgcAGCCCTGCTTGCTCCTTGATGGGCCTCAGGTTGAATACCACTTGCTGGGCCAGGTCCAGATCTTGGTGCTTTACCAGATTTActagcagcagcacttggtagCCTTGCGCCGCTGCCGCCTCCTTTGCAGCACCTTTCGTGCACAGGGAGACGGTCAGGAAAAAAGGTTCGGCCACACTTTCTACAGGGCACCAGCTGGGCTTGAGCACTATAATAAGCTGCTTCATTTTCATCTGCAAGTGTATAGGAACCAGAACCAGTAAGGACCTCAGGTTTCTTGGGCTCTGGCCTTCTAAGGTGCTTTGGTAGCTGATTGTTCTCAATACGCCACTTCTCCAGGCACTTAGGTTCATGTATAGCAATAGATTGTGACCCAAATTCTCTGCCACAGATATAGCATACCTTGAAGGGAGGTCTTCTTGGTGTTTGAGACATGTCTGAAGAATTTGACTGTTGTGATATTATTGCAGTGCCTGGTTACCTCTTCTGGGATCCAGATTCCTAGATGTACTACTTCAGGAAATATTCTGGGAAGATCTGGCACATAAGATCATGAAACTTGCACTAAAGGCAAGGTGTTAGAGATAATAGTGGCTTCTTCAGCACTTGGTAGACTACTGCAAGTTCTGTTCACATTGTTTTTCTTGGCATATGTTTCCTTGAAGAACATCACATTTCAGGAAACTTCTCTCTCTCCAACACATAAAGAGTTTGGGAAAGTCTGGTATTCAGAATGATTTTACATCTTCTTAATCCATTTTCACTAGCCAAAATATATTAGGGATTTCAAAGCTGGGACACTGAACCTTATGGCTGCTTCAGTAGAGAAGGGGATTTCTGTGTGTTATTCTTTTGTCTTTTGTTCTACACAACCCTGAAACAAATGAAATTAgtataaattaataaatgcaTTCTCTCTAGTTAAGGTTACCAACCACTGGTTTTATCACAAGGAACAATTAACCTTACTAATCTGTTATATTTTTAATAGCAGATAAATAACATCAAATATATTCCTATCTGCAGTGATCAGCTGAACAATGTAAATCTGAAATTCTGGTCCCAGAGGATTGTAAAATCATGAAGGACATGAAATTTGATGGGTTTGCACAAACTGAAACTGATGACATGCAAGTGGCTTGGTGTATAACCAATATGCTTTACTTTCAGTTTCTGATATTTCTGGCAGTCTTCAACGTCGATACTTAAACATCATTTCCCTGTATCCAGAGACATAAGAAAAACTCTCTCATTAGAGAGATGTCAATGTCCAATCTACAAAGGGACAGTAAGAAAGGAAAGTGTTCCCAGTCAATCTGTTGGTTGAAGGAGATAATTTAGTCCCTTAATTCAGCACTTGTGGTGTCACAAACTCTCTGACCAATCTTGATTGTCCTAGTACAAGACTTATTAATGAAATGGAGCAGGTTTCTTAATAAGGCTTACTGAGGTGCTTTGGGGGCTGAAGTACATGCTGGATGAGAGAGAAAGGGCACTGCGTTTGTTCAGTCTCCAGATATACTAAATATGTTTCAGTTTTTCAATGTTCAGTGTATCCCTGTAAACAGATAAATTTGTGCTTTATCCCTTAAATGTTCATTTCTTACAGTATTTTGGGCTGTTCCTCCAAAGACTAGAAAATATAATTCAGACCATACACATATACTGCAGAGCCTACTGTTTTAATTGCATGGTAAAAAACCAAACTAGCACATCACATAGATAGGTAACTGCCAAGGACAGTCTACTTTATCTGTGATAGAAGAAATACGTGGCTGAAGTCATGTTGCCCTTACTGAATATTCCAGACTTTATCTCAATCCTTCCAAACTTGTGGGGGATTCACAATACACATACATATCCACACTGGCCGTCTTGGTGTCTTGGTTCACTTCCCCTGCTGCAACCTGGATGCTTTTACTGCTTTTTTGCCATGTCACCATTCAAGACTCTGTTCCCACTCAACAGCCTTTTCACCCTTCTCTGTCCCACCTCTAAACCCCCGGGCTGACTTTTACTATACCCAACTGGAACGACATTGTTTTGTCATTAATTTTGAGATGACAAACTTAAACTTTGTCTGTGTTACAGAGAAGCAACTGGGCTCATTCTAGTCTCTTGCAAATATTCTAGGAGGTACCTTAAGTACAGGAGGAACAGTGAAAAAACAAGTTGTCACCAGGTTCATGTGAGTAGTCATCCTTTTGCGCAGCACACTAAGATGTTTAGACTGCTGCATTGACACTGCTTGCCTAAATACTCACAAAACTGGATATTTCTGGGACACTTGGGATACTTTCTTATTTTACAGATAATTCCTGGGAAGCTTGTATTTATTTGTAGGCAAACTGGAAAATGTGAAGACTATCAGACCCAGTCTGTGATTTGTGCTGGAACAAATCTGTGAGCAAGTATGTTGTggctgttaaaaataaaatttttgagGACCATTATACTTGGCGCATTCAAAGTTAACACCTCATCCAAAACTGTATTAGATAACTGCAATCAGTTGAAAAACAGGGTGAAGTGTGTGGCTGTAGTATCCTGTCATGTCTGAAGCTATCAGGTGTATCAGGTGCACATAATATACGCTGATGGTTACAATGAACTATAGTACTGGAATTTTTAGTTCAGATATCAAAATAACAGGTTCAGCAGTATGTGAAATTTAAATGTGCAAACTAGTATTTAGGCTACTGTACTGCAAGGCTGTTTGAAAGACTGGGAGAGTTTCCAAGGAGGGTGGCCTGTTGGATGAATCCAAGTTGGGAAACAGCCAAGCTCTTTAGGAGGATGAAGGGAATGGAGAGCCAGGGAAACATTAAAGGGTCATGAAGGCAGGGGAGATAAGGGTTATTGGCAGGTCACAGGAAGGGAGCATAAGAAAGTTCAGTAACATTTCAGG
Coding sequences within it:
- the ZNF475 gene encoding zinc finger protein 475, encoding MSQTPRRPPFKVCYICGREFGSQSIAIHEPKCLEKWRIENNQLPKHLRRPEPKKPEVLTGSGSYTLADENEAAYYSAQAQLVPCRKCGRTFFPDRLPVHERCCKGGGSGARLPSAAASKSGKAPRSGPGPASGIQPEAHQGASRAAPAVSDQAKVIRRPPTVICYICGREYGTKSISIHEPQCLKKWHQENENLPKHLRRPEPKKPEVRTVQAKGFYDLDALNEAAWTSAQAQLVPCDVCGRTFLPDRLIVHQRSCKPKPAK